The DNA region TGTGATCGCCTCCGGGAATCGCCAGATCGATAGAGGTCAGAGGGGCAGCCACGTAGAAGGGCACGTCGTGGTGCTTGGCCACCACGGCAATCTGGTAGGTACCAATCTTGTTGGCCGTGTCGCCATTCGAAGCCACCTTAAGAAAGTAACAACAAATTAATCGAGAATAGTTAAACATTAAAGAGCTTACTCACCCGATCTGCTCCCACGACTACAGCAGCCACATTTTTGGCGCGCAGCAGAGCAGCCACCATGCTATCCAGAACCAGGGTGGCGGGGAATTTCTCGTGGACCAGTTCGTAGGCTGTGAGGCGGGCTCCCTGATTGTAAGGACGGGTCTCTGTGCAGTAGACGTGCTCTAAATCGGAAAGTTGGTTAGTAATCAATTCAAGTACTAGACTGTTAGGTACTCACCCAGTTTTCCCAGCTCGGCCAGTTGGCGGACCACTCCCAGCGCTGTTCCGTACCCGGCGGTGGCTAGCGAACCCGTGTTGCAGTGCGTAAGCACTCGGACAGAACCCGTGGATCCAGCGGGAGCAGCACCTGTCTCTGCCACGCGCTGTAGGATCGCCTTGGCTCCATTCGCTCCAATGGCTCGATTATCGGCAATGTCTTTCTTTAGCATAGCTTCGGTGGCGTCCAGAAATCTGTAACAGAACTGGGTTAGCTTTGTGTGCTCGTCTGGGGGCCAGTAAGGATGTTACCTTTGCTTCATCTCGGTCACGTTGATTGCCTCGTCCTTGTAAAGGTCGTTGGCCAGGGTGATGAGCTCGTCGGCTGCGATCTTCATGTTGACCGCCGTGGGCCTGGCGGAAACCAGATAGTTCAACTTGCCCTCAATCTCCTGTCGCAGTGATTTCTTGGTCTCAAAGTCCTCTGGGTTGATTTCAACGGCGAGGGAGAGGCAGCCaacgatggcgatggcgggCGCACCACGAACCTTCAAAgaatcaaatatatttttgtttgttttcattttaattgttctTTGCGACTATTATGATCAGTATTTTCAGCACAGCATTCaaaatagtggtccaaatatggaatgtcatacctcgttgagttcgtaattaaatttcctatcaaactgtgttttcaaaaaaaaattctatttttttcacattttgtgcaatttttgtgatgttaccccttacaaaaaatgcgaaaatttggccaaaaattattttaacagtcgttcaaaaagtgatttggttggttagtattggtaattaggagtacaaaaatgtaattcttttaagtttctgaccatttttagccaagttatacccGCGATATGTGACAGGTttggttatattatttatatgtttaattgcaatgttATAGTAGTAGTACTGCATGTACGGATTCGTCGCttcaataaaactaaatacaaaaattaaaaaaaaattgttctttAAAAGCACCCAATGTTTACAAGTACCCTTAAATGTTCTtgatatactcgtatatttcaaaatatctGGCTGTCATGCTGTTGTCATGTCTCAAATGAGACCACCGTTAACGCAATAATTTGGGTGCTATTATTGTCGTAATTAATGAACGAGAGCGGAGAGCAGCCAGATTAGGTGGGTCAGCCTATCTTGGCTTATCAGGTGACGATGCAAAAAGTGGGGTAAATAGCTTACATGGAACAACGGCGAGGGCTCCACGTGACAAGGCGTGTGCTCCCAGATAAACGATTGACCAACAAGCTACCAAGCCACCAATGGGCCACCATCTTCTTCTGGGGGCATTAGCCCAGTGGGAACCGATCGCCGAGTGACGTGCGCGGagtagttttatttttggcaagcgtttttaaatttttaatttcaattacgTTATTTATAGCCGGGCAAGGGACATACGACAAGCGACATCGGACAAGCAAGCGAGCGTTGCGCAGATTAGGAAATGTACCAACAGGCATTTGAATGGCAATTTGCCGGGGGACGTGGGCTATTAAGGGTGGCAGGGAAAGGCGCTGGCCCAGGGCCACCTCACTAAAGGCATCCTTACCTGCATCTTGTTGATGACCTTCCAGCCATCCTCCACGCCTCGCACCACCAGGTACTTGGACTGACCGGGCAGGAGCAGCTGGTCGAGGATCTCCAGGCTGCCCCGCGAGTACTTGATCGACTGCAGGCTCATCTCTCCAGGGGATTGTTCTGTAACTGAAAGAGGTTACCGATTAGTGTGTAAAATGTGTAGGGTCAGAAGCAGGAAGAGGGGCAACCAACTTGGACCACCAAGGGGCGAATCGCTGGCCACTAATCAGTTATTAATGGAAGGCAATCAGTTTGTGTTTCAGTTTTGATTCAACAGCTTTCAACGCTCTCCAACGACGACTGCCAGGCCAACGGATCAGTGAGCAACTGAACGAGCCTCGCGGTTTGGGGCGTCGGAAGAGTTTGCTTCGCAGCCGAGCGAAAGTGCCGAGATCGGCGCCGGAAGAGCGGGCGGTACACGGTAAGAATTCTGTGCGACTTCCTCAGATGTTACCCTTCAGCGAGGGCTTAAGTGGGATTCGATTCATCCTGACAAATACCAATTGCAAGCGGATCGAATTGATTTATGTGCTGTTAACCAGCGTGCCTTCTTTTCGTGCAGTGTACGTGGCCAGGGGGTCGTGGCAGGCGGAGGGGCCTCGGCCGCGAGATCGTCGATTAATTCATGTCGACAGCATCGCTGGCCGCTGCCGCCCTCCGCCGCCGCCTTGCCCAATTGATAAACGCATAAGCGCTTAGACGCTTGGGCGCTGGCGTTGGATTCCCTGCTGACCAGTGTAGCCCGGCAAGAAATTAATCGCGCTGCTTATCTGTCGGCGGTTATTGGGCAATTTTGAGTGTGCCTCAATTAATGCGAGTGCAATTAGTTGGGCCGCACCGTGACAGCGACTTGTCCGCTGGTCCTGTGCCAACAAACCGCCAGATGGAATGCGTCGGGAGGGAGGGATTGGGCACTGGGCATGGGGATCACCACTTTGGGAGAACTTCAGGGCAACTGgtggttgccattgccgtTGCCGCAAGCTAACCTCTCGCAGCTGAGTAGCAGCTGAATAGCACCCAACACCAGGTGGGAAGTGGGACTGGCAGCTGCCGGGGAGCGAAGTCGAAGATCAGATCAGTTCAGGTCGCGGTTATCGCATCGGCTACGCGCACGTTTTGTtacttgatttatttttaatttttgatttacGAATGCAAGTGCGGGCAGTGTGGCCTCCTCTCTTTCCGCACAGAATACCAAGCCTGATTTGTTAAAGTCAAAACTCACCATTCCCCGTTACTGTGGTGAACTGTAAAGTTCGTGAGCTAGTCGCAAGGTGGCGCTAGCTAGGCGCCAAGTTCAAACAGAGCAACCGTTTGCCTTAGTATTTAAAATAGTTCATTTACGCATTATTACACACCCGGAATCAAACATGAGTAAAGTCAGAGGACCAGCTCTGTACCGCCTGGTGCCCTCGAAGACGCTCTTCATGCTCTGCGACGTGCAGGAGAAGTTCAAGCCGGCCATTCCGCTGCTGAGTTCGCTCATCGAAAACACAACTAAACTGGTGAGACAGCGAGAAGTGACAGGATAATGGTCGGGTTCTAATGGATTCCAGCACATTCCATTCCAGCTGGCAGGCGGCAAGATCCTCCAGGTGCCACTGCTGGTCACCGAGCAGTATCCCGAGCGGCTGGGCAACACCGTCTGTGAGTTGGACATCGGGCATGCCTGTGCCAAAGTTTCCAAGACCAGGTTTTCCATGCTGGTGGAGCCCGTACGTAAGATTATGACTGATATCTTTGGTGGCAAGCCCAAGACTGCGGTGCTTTTCGGCCTGGAGGTGGGTTATGGTTTGAGTTAGGGATTGGTTTAGCAAAACGCGCCCGCTTCTACTTTATTTAGACACACGTCTGTGTGGAGCAGACGGCCTTCGACCTGGTAAATGATGGAATCGATGTCTGGCTGGTGGCCGACTGCTGTGCGTCGCGTCTTAATCAGGATCGGGATTTGGCCTTGGAGCGCCTGCGTCACATCGGCTGCAACATAGCCACTTCCGAGAGTGTGATATTTAATCTGCTGGGGGATAAGAACAACAAGTCCTTCAAGGAGATTGCTTCTCTGGTGAAGAAGATCTCCGCAGACATGCAGCTTGCGCGCGCCTCAAAAAATTAAGGCTGGCGGCACTTTTCATGTCTTTCGGTCCAGTAAACCATCCTTCCAGCATATGCAGAGTGTGTTCAGCTTAGAAATTATGAGAATTATGAGAGAAGGACCCACCGGTAGGGCGGCCTCCCTGTCCTCGTCAACTCATAAACATCTCGGCCAAGTGGACAGCTGAATGGAGCAGCATATGGGTCTACCCCTTTTGGCCCAGGCGGCGCCTTATAAGAACCATCAAGGCACACACATCCCCACATCCCAtgccatcccatcccatcccatggCATCCCATCGATAGAAACAGCAGCTTCTGCACGGCATTGCTGCCAATTTATGCAATGACTTTGACTCGGCTCTTTGGACCTGGAATTGGCTGGCTGTGCAGTTAAATTTTATGATGCAATCGCAACAATCTCCAGCGCCCATCTAGCCATCTTCAATCGGCGCTGCAGGCATCCCAGCCAGCGCTGCAGCCATCCAGCGGTAAAGCGATCGTATCCGAGCCAAGTGATGGTGACAATGTAGGCAGGCGTCTGATTGACTCATAACAGGCCACGCAAACATCGCGATCTTGATCGCCATTTGCATGCCAAGCAGAGGAGGATCTCCGCCGCCTCCGGCAGctggcaatttatttgcccAGTCCTGGTCGGGTGAGAGAGATGGGGTCGTCTCTCTAAGCCCCTAAAACCACTGCAAAGCGCAACTTATGGCGATGGCATCTCGGCACGCGATAAGTCAACAACTTATCCGAGTTCCTCGCCAGAGAAATGAGATCTGATCTATCCAATTAGGTATGCCCCTCAGCTGTGGCTTTAATTCCgtccatgcccatgcccatgccatgccatgccatgccatgGCGGGAAAAGTGAATTGGGCTAACGGCAGTGTGCGTAAGCCTTTGCCGCCCAGGGAATCCATAAATTTCTGGCCTTGTAACTGGTTTTCATATTACCGGTGCCGCCAAGCTCACACCTCACATTTGGGATATTCATAAAtttagttttcgtttttctGCCGCACGATGCTGGCCAAGAAAAAAAGATGATAAATCTGTGAAATTGCCTGCGCGGTGTGCAAATGAATACggctccatttccatttccactaCTTCCACTTGCATCTCCCAAGTCCGATTCGCGATCTGTGATCCTCGGCAGCCGTAGATGTTGCTGCCGTGGAAAATCGATGAAAGATTGGGAATTTATGTGCTGGCACGCCGGCAAGTGGCAACTGTGGACACGCTCATAGATCAAATCAGCCGGGGAGCAGCCTAGGCACCGCCTAAATGGCAGCTTCCTTGGGCAACTATAAACAAACAGGAATTAGgcgaaaacccaaaacccaaaacccaaaacccagtCCCTCAAATTAAGAAATTTATCAAGCCACTGCCGGGTCAGCAACCAAAGTCGACTGGgtccaccacctcctccatCACAAGTTAATCCCCGCCGAGCCATTTATCCCATTTGAATGGAGCATTGAATGGAGGCTGTCCACTCCGCTGGCCTGGCTGGCTTGGCTGGCTTGGCTGGCTTAGCTGCCTCGAAATTCCTAAAACTCTGTTGACAAATGTGAGAATCCCTGGCGGCGCCTTCAAAGAGCCTACAGTGCAGCTTGGCTTACTGGCTGCAGCCTGGGTTCGCTCAgattgcataatttatggaGCCGCCTGCCCAAATTAGCCAAAATCGAGATGCTCCTCCATTAATGAGACATCTAATGAAAGATCGCTTGCATTTCCCACACTTTGGGCCGTGCTTGGCGTTTCTCATGCCACAATTAGTGCAATCATTTCTTTATGCTAATTATTCGTTCGTTTGTTCTTTACAATACCGCTCTTTCCAAAAGGGGCGCGGCCCCCGGAGGTCATAGGGAAAATTCTGCTTTGGTTGCCGCCTCCGAGTTCGGTTTTCAGTTTGCGTTTGTGGCCCCACGTCACCTGTTAACCCACAAAATGCATGTGGCCAGTGACCAGCAATTAGCCGAGTGAGATATTTATCTCCAGCCACTAAGTGGCTGCGAGTACGTCTAATTAGCATATGGCCCACAATGTATACATCTGCATCTGTTTTCCGCGTCTGGGGGCGTAACTCTGGGTGTGAGATGCCCAGAGCACACGTATTAATTAGACCTGGTTATGATTGCCGGTCTCGGCGCAGCAGCGATAATCGACCGCTAACAAGAAACGGACTATCTGGAGCCGGGATTTGGGAACTGGGAATTGTACATCGGATATGGGAAATGCGTGCACGGGAGCGTCGATGCCCCAATCAAAGAAGCGGATGGGTACTCAACTCCCGAGTATTCGTGGTTATTCACTTAGCCCGTCTGATTGTAATTTCGGGCTTTTTTTACCGAATTCTTACAGGTTTGCCTCGGAAGAGCTCAGAATGAAATTATCTTTTTGTTAAAAGAGAATTTTCAGATTGCACGGTACTATAGTTCAACGGATGGTGAGCAACGCGATTGATATTCATCAAGAGAAACGGGCCAATCAGTTGGGCATATTTCCCTGGACTTGTATCAGATTTGGGCCACGAAAAAGTAAAGAATGCATAGAGTACAGTTTCCTTCCAGTGGCTCCACCTGCTCCGT from Drosophila santomea strain STO CAGO 1482 chromosome 3R, Prin_Dsan_1.1, whole genome shotgun sequence includes:
- the LOC120452582 gene encoding methylthioribose-1-phosphate isomerase gives rise to the protein MSLQSIKYSRGSLEILDQLLLPGQSKYLVVRGVEDGWKVINKMQVRGAPAIAIVGCLSLAVEINPEDFETKKSLRQEIEGKLNYLVSARPTAVNMKIAADELITLANDLYKDEAINVTEMKQRFLDATEAMLKKDIADNRAIGANGAKAILQRVAETGAAPAGSTGSVRVLTHCNTGSLATAGYGTALGVVRQLAELGKLEHVYCTETRPYNQGARLTAYELVHEKFPATLVLDSMVAALLRAKNVAAVVVGADRVASNGDTANKIGTYQIAVVAKHHDVPFYVAAPLTSIDLAIPGGDHIIIEERPDREMTHVGEHRIAAPGINCWNPAFDVTPASLITGIITERGVFKPAELKEAITKLLES
- the LOC120452584 gene encoding isochorismatase domain-containing protein 1 isoform X2, with product MSKVRGPALYRLVPSKTLFMLCDVQEKFKPAIPLLSSLIENTTKLLAGGKILQVPLLVTEQYPERLGNTVCELDIGHACAKVSKTRFSMLVEPVRKIMTDIFGGKPKTAVLFGLETHVCVEQTAFDLVNDGIDVWLVADCCASRLNQDRDLALERLRHIGCNIATSESVIFNLLGDKNNKSFKEIASLVKKISADMQLARASKN
- the LOC120452584 gene encoding isochorismatase domain-containing protein 1 isoform X1, producing MSKVRGPALYRLVPSKTLFMLCDVQEKFKPAIPLLSSLIENTTKLHIPFQLAGGKILQVPLLVTEQYPERLGNTVCELDIGHACAKVSKTRFSMLVEPVRKIMTDIFGGKPKTAVLFGLETHVCVEQTAFDLVNDGIDVWLVADCCASRLNQDRDLALERLRHIGCNIATSESVIFNLLGDKNNKSFKEIASLVKKISADMQLARASKN